From one Lolium rigidum isolate FL_2022 chromosome 4, APGP_CSIRO_Lrig_0.1, whole genome shotgun sequence genomic stretch:
- the LOC124648258 gene encoding cytochrome P450 71A1-like, which translates to MDSLQLDSTVVLSLVLVVSCLVIVRSFSSGRKGRLPPSPRGLPIIGNLHQLGQGYLHRRLQALAQRHGPVFLLRLGSMPTIVVSSASVAETVLRTQDKVFCSRTPKYTVRGTLYGCRDIAFSPYGEQWRQSRRIAVVHMFSVKSVDSFRALRVQEVACFVQQIREAGKDRGVVNLTELIASLTNTVILKTAFGNKLRGVDPEIFSDVMKELSQVIHITAASDLFPRLWWLDWATGLDAKVKKMAAKLDGILEGVLREHERSRADGEGEIHDLVDDLLSIIKDGDLDRIEAKALILDMFIAGPGTIYKAIEWTMAQLMKNPREMAKVQSEVRQVAAGTHGGVLEEELEKMSFLHAAITESLRLLPVLIKHETIQNTRLHGYDIPAKTWVIINAWAIGRDSESWENAEEFRPERFLGKAFDYSGKDTRFLPFSAGRRGCPGITFAMRLMEFTLANMMYHFDWELPDGQDPESFEVIESSEISHGLKSSLILGVTPCKKACNDME; encoded by the exons ATGGATTCTCTTCAGCTTGATTCTACCGTAGTCCTCTCTCTCGTCCTCGTGGTATCCTGCCTCGTCATCGTTAGAAGCTTCTCGTCAGGCCGCAAGGGCCGCCTCCCACCGTCGCCACGGGGGCTGCCCATCATCGGCAACCTACACCAGCTCGGCCAGGGCTACCTCCACCGCAGGCTGCAAGCTCTCGCGCAGCGCCACGGCCCGGTGTTCCTCCTCCGCCTGGGCTCCATGCCGACAATCGTGGTATCGTCGGCGTCCGTTGCTGAGACCGTGCTGAGGACCCAGGACAAGGTCTTCTGCAGCCGGACACCGAAATACACGGTCCGCGGCACGCTTTATGGCTGCCGGGACATCGCCTTCAGCCCCTACGGCGAGCAGTGGCGCCAGTCACGGCGCATCGCCGTCGTGCACATGTTCAGCGTGAAGAGCGTCGACTCCTTTCGGGCACTACGGGTGCAGGAGGTCGCATGCTTCGTGCAACAGATCCGTGAAGCTGGGAAAGACAGAGGAGTCGTCAATCTGACCGAGCTCATCGCCAGCCTAACCAACACCGTAATCTTGAAAACAGCTTTCGGGAACAAACTCCGTGGTGTGGATCCGGAAATTTTCAGCGACGTGATGAAGGAGCTCTCACAAGTGATCCATATAACGGCGGCGAGTGACCTGTTCCCGCGCCTATGGTGGTTGGACTGGGCGACGGGGCTCGACGCAAAGGTGAAGAAGATGGCGGCTAAGCTCGACGGTATTCTCGAAGGTGTGCTTAGAGAGCATGAGAGGAGCCGAGCAGATGGCGAGGGTGAGATTCATGACCTCGTGGACGACTTGCTCTCAATCATCAAAGATGGCGATCTGGACAGGATTGAGGCCAAGGCACTCATTTTG GACATGTTCATAGCAGGCCCCGGCACGATCTACAAGGCGATAGAATGGACGATGGCCCAGCTTATGAAGAATCCAAGAGAAATGGCGAAGGTGCAATCAGAGGTCAGACAAGTTGCTGCCGGTACACATGGAGGAgtccttgaggaggagctggagAAGATGAGCTTTCTACACGCGGCCATTACAGAATCACTGCGACTACTGCCGGTCCTCATTAAACACGAAACAATCCAGAACACTCGGCTACATGGCTATGATATTCCGGCAAAGACCTGGGTCATAATCAATGCGTGGGCAATTGGGAGGGATAGTGAGTCGTGGGAGAACGCCGAGGAGTTCCGTCCAGAGAGGTTCCTAGGCAAGGCCTTTGACTACAGCGGAAAGGACACCAGGTTTCTACCGTTCAGCGCAGGGAGGAGAGGATGCCCTGGCATTACCTTTGCGATGCGCCTTATGGAGTTCACACTGGCCAACATGATGTACCATTTCGATTGGGAGCTGCCGGACGGCCAGGATCCTGAGTCGTTTGAGGTCATTGAGTCTAGTGAGATTTCACATGGCCTTAAGTCATCCTTGATTCTAGGCGTAACACCTTGTAAGAAGGCATGTAATGATATGGAGTAG